In Gossypium hirsutum isolate 1008001.06 chromosome D06, Gossypium_hirsutum_v2.1, whole genome shotgun sequence, one genomic interval encodes:
- the LOC107935049 gene encoding transcription factor bHLH110 isoform X3 → MESENVHHQHQLHHYNQLLVGSSSSSLPCYRVSGSPHSWTPTNTFNTSEFNHNGALLQPWTNNEGTFNNPSQHKLMLKTVSSSFPMLSQSSEFYPNTHNLPPLPTKGSFSHIYPSINISNLNQASSMEAFDLLSPSRLTKNSSFKHYSSEDHHHNLASFGHSHQQFQLSNQRLPCNNSPSNISSSFNTETLEAKGSGNILKEAKASTATKKSRLESRACPPFKVRPCIMEARKLLMRVRKEKLGDRIAALQHLVAPFGKTDTASVLMEAIGYIKFLQNQVEGSMMEMGNEEETRQDLKSRGLCLVPLSCMSYLTTDNGGGGSSGSFWPPPNFSRGF, encoded by the exons ATGGAATCTGAAAATGTCCATCatcaacatcagcttcaccattATAATCAGCTTCTCGTTGggtcttcttcatcttctttaccTTGCTATCGAGTTTCAGGCAGTCCCCATTCTTGGACCCCTACTAATACTTT taaTACCAGTGAGTTCAATCATAATGGAGCTCTGTTGCAACCATGGACTAACAATGAAGGAACCTTCAACAACCCGTCTCAGCACAAACTAATGCTCAAAACAGTATCTTCTAGTTTCCCAATGTTATCACAAAGCTCTGAATTTTACCCCAATACCCATAATTTACCTCCTTTACCTACTAAAGGGAGTTTCAGCCATATATACCCTAGTATAAACATTTCAAACTTGAACCAAGCTAGTTCCATGGAAGCCTTTGATCTCTTAAGCCCTTCAAGACTTACCAAAAACAGTAGCTTTAAGCATTATTCTTCAGAGGATCATCATCATAATCTTGCTTCTTTTGGTCATTCTCACCAACAATTTCAGTTGTCTAATCAAAGGCTACCTTGTAATAATAGCCCTAGTAAT ATATCATCTTCCTTCAACACTGAAACACTAGAGGCAAAAGGATCAGGCAATATATTAAAGGAAGCAAAGGCATCAACAGCAACCAAGAAATCTCGTTTGGAGTCACGCGCATGTCCTCCCTTTAAGGTGAGACCATGCATAATGGAAGCCAGAAAATTGCTTATGAGG GTTAGGAAAGAGAAATTGGGAGATAGAATTGCAGCTCTCCAACATTTGGTTGCTCCCTTTGGCAAG ACAGATACAGCGTCCGTACTAATGGAGGCTATTGGATACATCAAATTCCTTCAGAATCAAGTTGAG GGTTCAATGATGGAGATGGGAAACGAAGAAGAAACAAGGCAAGATCTTAAAAGCCGAGGTCTATGTCTAGTACCATTGTCATGCATGTCTTATTTGACCACCGACAACGGCGGAGGCGGCAGCAGTGGTAGCTTTTGGCCACCGCCCAACTTTAGTAGAGGATTTTAA
- the LOC107935049 gene encoding transcription factor bHLH110 isoform X1 yields MESENVHHQHQLHHYNQLLVGSSSSSLPCYRVSGSPHSWTPTNTFNTSEFNHNGALLQPWTNNEGTFNNPSQHKLMLKTVSSSFPMLSQSSEFYPNTHNLPPLPTKGSFSHIYPSINISNLNQASSMEAFDLLSPSRLTKNSSFKHYSSEDHHHNLASFGHSHQQFQLSNQRLPCNNSPSNISSSFNTETLEAKGSGNILKEAKASTATKKSRLESRACPPFKVRPCIMEARKLLMRVRKEKLGDRIAALQHLVAPFGKTDTASVLMEAIGYIKFLQNQVETLSVPYMKSSRNRTSRSKHGGSMMEMGNEEETRQDLKSRGLCLVPLSCMSYLTTDNGGGGSSGSFWPPPNFSRGF; encoded by the exons ATGGAATCTGAAAATGTCCATCatcaacatcagcttcaccattATAATCAGCTTCTCGTTGggtcttcttcatcttctttaccTTGCTATCGAGTTTCAGGCAGTCCCCATTCTTGGACCCCTACTAATACTTT taaTACCAGTGAGTTCAATCATAATGGAGCTCTGTTGCAACCATGGACTAACAATGAAGGAACCTTCAACAACCCGTCTCAGCACAAACTAATGCTCAAAACAGTATCTTCTAGTTTCCCAATGTTATCACAAAGCTCTGAATTTTACCCCAATACCCATAATTTACCTCCTTTACCTACTAAAGGGAGTTTCAGCCATATATACCCTAGTATAAACATTTCAAACTTGAACCAAGCTAGTTCCATGGAAGCCTTTGATCTCTTAAGCCCTTCAAGACTTACCAAAAACAGTAGCTTTAAGCATTATTCTTCAGAGGATCATCATCATAATCTTGCTTCTTTTGGTCATTCTCACCAACAATTTCAGTTGTCTAATCAAAGGCTACCTTGTAATAATAGCCCTAGTAAT ATATCATCTTCCTTCAACACTGAAACACTAGAGGCAAAAGGATCAGGCAATATATTAAAGGAAGCAAAGGCATCAACAGCAACCAAGAAATCTCGTTTGGAGTCACGCGCATGTCCTCCCTTTAAGGTGAGACCATGCATAATGGAAGCCAGAAAATTGCTTATGAGG GTTAGGAAAGAGAAATTGGGAGATAGAATTGCAGCTCTCCAACATTTGGTTGCTCCCTTTGGCAAG ACAGATACAGCGTCCGTACTAATGGAGGCTATTGGATACATCAAATTCCTTCAGAATCAAGTTGAG ACATTAAGTGTTCCATATATGAAGTCATCTCGTAATAGAACATCTAGATCCAAACATGGg GGTTCAATGATGGAGATGGGAAACGAAGAAGAAACAAGGCAAGATCTTAAAAGCCGAGGTCTATGTCTAGTACCATTGTCATGCATGTCTTATTTGACCACCGACAACGGCGGAGGCGGCAGCAGTGGTAGCTTTTGGCCACCGCCCAACTTTAGTAGAGGATTTTAA
- the LOC107935049 gene encoding transcription factor bHLH110 isoform X2, with the protein MESENVHHQHQLHHYNQLLVGSSSSSLPCYRVSGSPHSWTPTNTFNTSEFNHNGALLQPWTNNEGTFNNPSQHKLMLKTVSSSFPMLSQSSEFYPNTHNLPPLPTKGSFSHIYPSINISNLNQASSMEAFDLLSPSRLTKNSSFKHYSSEDHHHNLASFGHSHQQFQLSNQRLPCNNSPSNISSSFNTETLEAKGSGNILKEAKASTATKKSRLESRACPPFKVRKEKLGDRIAALQHLVAPFGKTDTASVLMEAIGYIKFLQNQVETLSVPYMKSSRNRTSRSKHGGSMMEMGNEEETRQDLKSRGLCLVPLSCMSYLTTDNGGGGSSGSFWPPPNFSRGF; encoded by the exons ATGGAATCTGAAAATGTCCATCatcaacatcagcttcaccattATAATCAGCTTCTCGTTGggtcttcttcatcttctttaccTTGCTATCGAGTTTCAGGCAGTCCCCATTCTTGGACCCCTACTAATACTTT taaTACCAGTGAGTTCAATCATAATGGAGCTCTGTTGCAACCATGGACTAACAATGAAGGAACCTTCAACAACCCGTCTCAGCACAAACTAATGCTCAAAACAGTATCTTCTAGTTTCCCAATGTTATCACAAAGCTCTGAATTTTACCCCAATACCCATAATTTACCTCCTTTACCTACTAAAGGGAGTTTCAGCCATATATACCCTAGTATAAACATTTCAAACTTGAACCAAGCTAGTTCCATGGAAGCCTTTGATCTCTTAAGCCCTTCAAGACTTACCAAAAACAGTAGCTTTAAGCATTATTCTTCAGAGGATCATCATCATAATCTTGCTTCTTTTGGTCATTCTCACCAACAATTTCAGTTGTCTAATCAAAGGCTACCTTGTAATAATAGCCCTAGTAAT ATATCATCTTCCTTCAACACTGAAACACTAGAGGCAAAAGGATCAGGCAATATATTAAAGGAAGCAAAGGCATCAACAGCAACCAAGAAATCTCGTTTGGAGTCACGCGCATGTCCTCCCTTTAAG GTTAGGAAAGAGAAATTGGGAGATAGAATTGCAGCTCTCCAACATTTGGTTGCTCCCTTTGGCAAG ACAGATACAGCGTCCGTACTAATGGAGGCTATTGGATACATCAAATTCCTTCAGAATCAAGTTGAG ACATTAAGTGTTCCATATATGAAGTCATCTCGTAATAGAACATCTAGATCCAAACATGGg GGTTCAATGATGGAGATGGGAAACGAAGAAGAAACAAGGCAAGATCTTAAAAGCCGAGGTCTATGTCTAGTACCATTGTCATGCATGTCTTATTTGACCACCGACAACGGCGGAGGCGGCAGCAGTGGTAGCTTTTGGCCACCGCCCAACTTTAGTAGAGGATTTTAA
- the LOC107935049 gene encoding transcription factor bHLH110 isoform X4: MESENVHHQHQLHHYNQLLVGSSSSSLPCYRVSGSPHSWTPTNTFNTSEFNHNGALLQPWTNNEGTFNNPSQHKLMLKTVSSSFPMLSQSSEFYPNTHNLPPLPTKGSFSHIYPSINISNLNQASSMEAFDLLSPSRLTKNSSFKHYSSEDHHHNLASFGHSHQQFQLSNQRLPCNNSPSNISSSFNTETLEAKGSGNILKEAKASTATKKSRLESRACPPFKVRKEKLGDRIAALQHLVAPFGKTDTASVLMEAIGYIKFLQNQVEGSMMEMGNEEETRQDLKSRGLCLVPLSCMSYLTTDNGGGGSSGSFWPPPNFSRGF, from the exons ATGGAATCTGAAAATGTCCATCatcaacatcagcttcaccattATAATCAGCTTCTCGTTGggtcttcttcatcttctttaccTTGCTATCGAGTTTCAGGCAGTCCCCATTCTTGGACCCCTACTAATACTTT taaTACCAGTGAGTTCAATCATAATGGAGCTCTGTTGCAACCATGGACTAACAATGAAGGAACCTTCAACAACCCGTCTCAGCACAAACTAATGCTCAAAACAGTATCTTCTAGTTTCCCAATGTTATCACAAAGCTCTGAATTTTACCCCAATACCCATAATTTACCTCCTTTACCTACTAAAGGGAGTTTCAGCCATATATACCCTAGTATAAACATTTCAAACTTGAACCAAGCTAGTTCCATGGAAGCCTTTGATCTCTTAAGCCCTTCAAGACTTACCAAAAACAGTAGCTTTAAGCATTATTCTTCAGAGGATCATCATCATAATCTTGCTTCTTTTGGTCATTCTCACCAACAATTTCAGTTGTCTAATCAAAGGCTACCTTGTAATAATAGCCCTAGTAAT ATATCATCTTCCTTCAACACTGAAACACTAGAGGCAAAAGGATCAGGCAATATATTAAAGGAAGCAAAGGCATCAACAGCAACCAAGAAATCTCGTTTGGAGTCACGCGCATGTCCTCCCTTTAAG GTTAGGAAAGAGAAATTGGGAGATAGAATTGCAGCTCTCCAACATTTGGTTGCTCCCTTTGGCAAG ACAGATACAGCGTCCGTACTAATGGAGGCTATTGGATACATCAAATTCCTTCAGAATCAAGTTGAG GGTTCAATGATGGAGATGGGAAACGAAGAAGAAACAAGGCAAGATCTTAAAAGCCGAGGTCTATGTCTAGTACCATTGTCATGCATGTCTTATTTGACCACCGACAACGGCGGAGGCGGCAGCAGTGGTAGCTTTTGGCCACCGCCCAACTTTAGTAGAGGATTTTAA